The Lycium barbarum isolate Lr01 chromosome 11, ASM1917538v2, whole genome shotgun sequence genome contains the following window.
ATTCTTAAAATACTGACACTATATTAaaacaaacattttttttttgtacgatCTTGGAAGCACAGTTTTTGCCActaaagaaaatatttcattTTAACATATGGAATGATTATGGAAGAtggacaaaaaaaataaaatatatatatatatatatatatatgaccacaGTTAGATGCACAGAGCACTACCATGTGAATAACACACAATTTCTATATTGTAAGATTTAGCATGGTGATATATACCCTGTGTTATCAAGGAAAAACTAAACAGAGTCTATCTTCTTAATCTTCATATTTCTCCTAGGTCGACTTAACTAGGATGCATTAACACGTAGATGTAAGCGTAAGAGGCGAGTTCAGTTTAAAACACAACATCACCATTAACATTTAGAAGTTCAAAACAGTAGCTAAATCCATGACTTAAGCATAAATAAATCTGAATATAACAGTATCTTATAAACTTGATTGTTCTAAGTGAATCATAAAATTTTAACCGAAGAAAAAGTACGAAGAGGACCGGATTTTACCTCTTGTGGGTACAGTGAACGAGGTGCagaggtctcgaatctactccTCTGTTACGAACAGATCCGAAACTCACACAAATGAATTCGAAGACTTCTGTCGTGGCTAAAGTCCACCAAGACAGAATAAGTTTTTAAACAGTCCTAGAGTTGGGAAATgtagctttttaaaaaaaatgaaaattgtgAAATGCTAGGGATTTTTGGGTACCCTCCGAAAACGTTGAATAATCCCTTCCCACGACTAAAGTTCACCGGAGAAGGAAGAATCAAGTGTGGAAGATACTCCCATGTCTGTCAAAATATTAAATAGTTCCCCCAAAAATGTTGAGTAAAAAAAAATCCCCCTGAAAACGTTCAAGACCAGCCTCTTTATAAAGTTTAGATTCGGGTTTAGGAAAGGAGGGAGGGAGCGTGTGGGAGAGAGAGATGAGTTGgtgacagaggcgtgggggaacAGCGGGTCGTGGAAGGAGCAGAGGACAAGGAGAAGTGGAGGGAGCGTGAGAGAAAAGAGAGAAGGGATGTGCGGCTGTgagagaaaagagaaagagaaattaGGTTAGATGTTGAGATGTAGTCAAAAGAAATATGTGGAGCCCATTaaagaaaaggggaaaaagaaatCAGATTGTGGGGAGATGTGTAGCgtgagatgaaaaaaaaaatgagctttccttttttctttcttttctttttttctttttttttttcttttagggaTAGATAGCTGTTAtcaagaatttatcccttataaaaataatattttgacgaaataaaaactataacacgtcgttttaaaatacgtgcttcaaaatgagtccaatattgatatacttccaaGCAAttgtttatgaggtgaaaattgttgatcctttctcctctatttaattattcttgggcttctaatttaataactagcacaatatatattatgtcaaGATAATTAATagttaatatgtagaaaaataaggatttagcAAAGTGTTTTCTTGTAATTGATTTGACGAGTCCAatcccgaaaatgaaacgatgacgaataatttaaaatttgtgacaaagtaatgctcataatgttgaaaataaaaagtagcgatattaatagtagtagtaatacaataaaatgttgaaaataaagtatttagttcgtcaataaatttagaagcccaagtaaataaaaattaaataaaagagggacaaaattgggtgtcaacatgcataaaataaaattgtcataatctaaaagtactaagtcatgctacaataaatacaaTTAATTTATAAGgtaggtagaaaatgatcataatctaaaagtactaagtcatgctaaaataagtacgactaataagtatttaattacatgactagatattaaagaaaaaaaataaaattaagttatgtattttcactttctaaactaatataaaactaaagaatagatatcaaatttattgtcattccagtgttagatatgaatttcttctgttagcattaatattgatttgatttttgttgagttttatttgagttactaatatcattaagctataaaacttattaaaccattcaaaattctaatttcaagcttgaaataatatgttaaaagacaaaaaactatgaaaaagttaaagaaacatttataaataaatatttttatgtataaaatatgtttgaaattttataaatgtaatgtcgggttggtttgatttggtttgactttttttagctaaaccaaaccaaaccaatagtgttcgggtttttctttttaaaatcaaaccaagtcaaaccaaaccactagtcgggtttttttctcggtttgatttGAATTatcggtttgctttgtacacccctaattcTGAGATATActgcctttgtttttttttttccttttttgggtTTAAATTTTATTTGGAGGGTGGTGAAAAGTTATTACTTATTAATCAAGATGTCTTTTCCTACTTTGTGGAGTACATTTCTGATGTTTAGTATGtttattggattttttttttttaatatttgctGAAATAATGGTTGTGGTAAGAAGAAGACAAATGAAggtaatacaaaaaaaaaaaaaaaaaaaaaaaaaaactgaagatGGAAAGACAAAAGAGCAAAAAATAATACAGTAGTAAAtgaacaagataaagaaaagaaaatattatgtgaaagaaaataaagattaAATTCAGTTTGTATTAGCGTGCTTTTGAAGTTAacattcttttttttaaaaaaaaaacttgttgtgAACTATTTTACAAGTTGATATTTGGATGTCTTATTAAATGTAAATTATACCACCTACACATTAAGTGATAAATACAACTTGCACTTGCAAGTTGTATCTTAGTTGTAGAAAGTTGTATATCTtagttgtaccaagttgtagagcaaCTTGTACAAGTTGTATGTTGTAGGTTGAGGGGCAAACTTCTTCTACAAATAAGGAactagtttgcttctcttatttatttccaattatatatagttttataacacgttatcagcacgagactctaccaTCTTGGGGAAATATTTTTATGACAAAAGTAAGAGCTGCATCAGGTATTCCGTTTAGCATCTTTCGTTTCATTTTTATTGTTACCTCCGTTGTATATAATATTGTGCGGGACATAAGTTCTCTTTGCTAAGATATTTGAGATTCTAACTATGTGGCTTGAAGAAAGATGATTTCCAACCTTACTTGTTAGTTTATGACTAGATCTTTGGTATGTATTTTTCCATAAGTAAAATTGTTATTATGGAAAAGAGCTAATGAATCCATGGCACTAATAGTGTATCATATATCATCATTAATGGATTTTGGATGTTTGTTACCATTATTTGGTATATTGGATTCTTTTGATCTCCGAATCTTAAATGGTTCGTTTGATCATTTATACCTTAAATTTTGTTCCCGAAGAACAATATTGTTTAGAGGAATTATGATATTAATTTCATAATCCTTAATGGCTAAAAATGAAAGTTTACAAGAAATACATGATCACCAGAAGTGATATATCTCTTACATATCGTTATGATTAAATTCATCTATGTCTATAAccaccagaagtggtaatattttcataGGCTTGTAGTGGCTACAAGtgaagatatgttagagaaaGATTCTCTAAATTGTATGTATGTCTGaattagcaatatcttaaaagagatTCTAAGCTATTATGATTTGATATGGTTTAAGTCAAGTCTAGATGATTATGTTTCATTCTTGAAGAAtgagattttttttattaatgttacaaatacagatccattccctgaagtgaatgtgatagtaTGTGGTAAGCTTATAAATGCGGATGTGCGTTTGGTTGTGAAGTTATTACAAATCATCtctagaagaggtagaataattgagaagaaatattctaaatattctatgcTTGATTCGCGAAGTAGTAAACTCAGAAActctactcctgaagtagtagaactttgaactctactccgGAAGTAGTAGAACTTTAAAAGAAGTAGAAATTTGaactctactcccgaagtagtaaattTTGAGCTCTACTCCCGAATTAGTAAGACTTTGAATTCTACTCTTGAAATGGTAgaactctgaaatctactcccgaagtagtataaCTCTGAAATTTACTCTTGAAATAATAAATATCTGAAATCTACTCCTTAAGTAGTAGAATCTGatatttactcctgaagtagtaaataTTAATCGACTCCCGAACTATTAAGACTCTGCATTCTACTCCCAAAGTAGTAGGACcctgaaatttactcctgaagaagtagaactttaaactttactcctaaAGTAGTAAAACTCTAAAACTTTACTCTTGAAATAGAAAAATTGGTAGTATATCTGAGACAATATatgaagcaatgtcttcttgtgcTTGAGCAAAATAACAAACTATTGTTGAACatcgtatttcaagcacatttcaATAAATGAGTTTCATTTCCTGAAGTGAACGAAAAAATATCACAACCTATCTCCTGTAGAGATAAAATATAAGGAATATACATGTTGtttttgtggtatgaaattaagaCATTGCAACACGTACCTGTTGTATGTATAAACATcttgaataattttattaaaGTATCATTTTAAAGAAAAAGGAAGCAAAGTAAAATGATTTCTAGTATAACCGCATTGATACATTATGGTTAgctgttattgatttccttgaaggaaataaacattAATGTATCTCTTCCTAAAGGATGCAATTATTATGTGGTTGCCgttttgatacaaaatattcagataTTAATAGCTAATCTCCTTGAAGGAGATATTTAAAATACAGAAGTTTGGAGCTTAACATTTACTTTCATAATTTACAGTTTAAAATTGTGTTCAAATTTTCATTTGATTTCTGTTTTCCatcatgacaccagtagtgtctagCCAAATTCTCTTTCATGGTACCAGAAGTATCTAAAAATATATGGTAGTGGAAACTAATGACCAAAGGCTCTAGAAGAGCTAATTGTTTATTTATAAGTATCATGACACCATCAGTTTCCAAATAGTATCTGATTATGGTAAATAAATTTAATTCTCTCGAAGAGGATATATATGATGGCATCATTTGCCCTAGATCGTAATCGTTACGATCAGAACACAAgttatagtaaacctgaagtttactattGGTTATCATATTGGGACTAAAAATGATTAGAAAATTGAATGTCTTTAAGTTACTACGAGTAAgaaatatgtatatgaaacaTTACCCGAGCATGATGGATCACATGTCACAATAAAAATCTTCATATAGGCATTTTATCGAGCAATTCGTAGGCACGAGTTTGTAAGCTCTTTTGTAGTGTAGCTTCTTGTAAAACACTACCAAAAACTTACTTTTACACTCCTCCTTACTACCATGATTCAATCCATACCATCATAACTCCAAACAATACAACAAACCTAACACAAATAGCTCAACAATTTAGCCATGTCCATGGAAGCTTCAAGTTTTAACCATAACTTATTCATATGGGATTTTCCCTCCATTTTCTTAGGTTTAAACACTTATAAAGCTTAAGAAGAGGAGAAAGGGATCAAAACATACCTCGAACTATGCAAATCACTCCAAACTATAAATTGCTTCTTGATGAAGTTTCCTTCCAAAGATTGAATTAGCGAGAATTTACCGATTCCAAGATCACTACCTTGTTCCTTGTGTTAGACTTGTATAATTTGCCTTTTGATTATCTTGTGTTTGATAGGGAAGTATTTAAGGATGAATTCTAGGGTTTGGAGGTCTTAGGAAGAGGAAAAATAAGAGACAAGTCGTGGAAGGGGTGAATATATATACAAAGACAACTTTGATCACCGACTATGTCCACTGTTCCCGTGGCAGTTTACATCCTTGGACAAAAATGCGAAtttctctctactccgatgtcatatcgacaaACGGTAAAATccgctggaaactagactcatagaccttcgataggtggatcaccccgtaactccaagtatattgagagaaaagctccgagacatctgacccaaatttcagtgaaatttacaaacttaatttgcgacgccctttgtcgactttcgtattacaactcgtttgactttcaaacttaacaagagaccattatacaattcaaatacttTATATCATTACTTATTTAGCATGTGTAGCACTCCTAATTtcacccaaaagtacaagttatcgtattcccTACTTGtcgacttttgacgaaactcgtgcttctttgattcattcaccctccaaatcttccgccacttactaatattatttatagactcttgtAACCATTTTTATTAGTAAAATCACCCTTTTATCCTCAACATAATTTCTTTTTGGAACTTACGTCGACTAACTCATGATGTGACTTTAATGTGCGAaaatccgaggtgtaacagaggcGGGGAAAAGTGGGAAACATTCTACCATAGCCGACTTTTGTTTCTTATATCTCCTGTTTCTTTTTGTTTGTTATGAGTGTTATGGCTTTGTTGATGATTTATTTCTTTCTTTATAGTAATTTGAATATCTAACCTTGCTTGATCATTTAGAATAACATCTAGTTAATAAtcaaggcaatttttttttaacttaaggTATGCCGGTTTAAGATATCTATATATGGGCCAGTAGTTAAGCTTAAGGTTAACATTTTATTAAGGAGCTAGCTCGTAAACTTTCTTTAAATTTTAAAACTCTTGTTTAGCCACAAAATTCTTCAATGGGTAAGAAAAAATGACTTTTTACTTTATAGCTAAGTTGGTTTTTAATCTGCTAAGCACTTGTGGCCAAGAATGGCTTTTTATTTTGAGTACAAAACCGTGAAaaacattttacatttaaatGTCCAAGTGGCTGCTTTATTAATCTATACTATTATATCAAAAGGTATTATTACATATACTATTTATCTACTTAGTGAAGTTTTAAGTATAAAATTATTTTGTCATGTAGTACTTATAAAATGTCTTTTTAGTTACAATTATGCTCAAGACGCCTCATTTTTCAACAAGCTTAATTGACCTAAGTTTGGTTGGTTAATTGTTTTAAACGGATCTTAAAGTATGCCTtataaccccttccctttaggataactaagaacccttacctagaatcacattagttaagTAGATCATTAATCGGAGTTAATTTGTAGCAtttacttagttaaaataggtgtcctaattctcctttaaaataattaggtggcgactccttaagttaaataatatgggaatcaccaatatgttgtactctactttgatccggttaaaatggggtataacacataTAAGTATAGAACTAAATTATTAACATATAAAAGGCCAAAGTTTCATCAGCAATGTCGTGTTAGACATCCACTTGCAATGATTCTTCTATTTTATAAGTCAACCATATATTGCAAGACACATGACTTTTTTTTGCCACTCAGCTGGCAAGCTTTCATATTCTCCAATTAAGTCAACTTCACAAATTGATCATCATTGAGGAAATTTTCTCAGGTTTTTTCGTATTGACACACAAAAAGACATTTATTTTTCGTGGATACTAACTTTGGTTCCTTGTGAATTAAAGTTTGATTTGGACAATTTTTTCCTCGTGGTGATTGCTATACAAACTTCCGCTGTTGTTAACAGATACACAATCATTGTTTCTATTACCGATTTAATCTTACAATTCTTCCACGAAAAAAAGTTTGATTAGGGAGCTGAAAGAATTCTCttccattgaattgaataaagtGTTGGAAATTTTACGAAAAATACTTCATCACGAACACGTGTAGGGACTTTTCTTTTTCACGAACACTTGGAGGGACTTCccttcatcacgaacacttgtaggaacTTCTTCTAAGCTTgaagaaaatacttgatcacgaacaattgtagagaattctacgtagcttgaggcatgccaatgacactgtccttaaggatatttcacccagTATGGGTGTATCCGCcaagattcaacaagctcttctagtacaaaattaggagccagaatctaacaaagatttatctCATAAAAACCCAACAATACAAAATGAGAAGTAGTTTTACCTATGTTTTTTCTTTTCTACTAATGAAAACAACTTTTAGTATATATAGATTGAAATAGGAACCTGATATTATGGATAGAATAAAGATGACTGAAGGCCATTCAAATGGTCAAAATACATTTTCTACAATACAATCAATATTCTGAATATAATATAGTAAAAGCCAATAATGGCAATTCATAATGGTCTGTTGCCATTGCAACGTTAGGATAGAATTCAAGATATAATTATATATCATAAAGTGTCATCAAGTGACCAAATTAAATACAATAATATCGTTTGGCAATGATAAATTTATTCAACATGAATTCTGCCATTAAGGCTAATAAAATAGAATCAAGTCTTTTGCATTAAAATCAACAAGAAcattaaaaatattctttttatttttgagatattaaataaaaaataatatttttctaacaTAAAGCCATGGGTGATCATCTTCCACGGGATCTCTTGACCTACATATTCTCAAGACTTGGTGTCAAACAACTTTGTAAGCTCAAATGCCTCCCAAAAGAATGGCTTAATACAATTTCCAGTCCCCATTTCAAGAAACAACATCTCGATCAATCGAAGAAAAGGCCAACTCTGTCTCTTATCAGCTCTCCAAGAAGTAATTACTCGTTCTTGTCCCAACTCGTTCATCTTTCTTTAATAAACCCCTCTAATTATGAATTGGTTCATGAATATGAAAGTATTGCAGAAATTGGACCGGGCTATTTTGTGTGCAGTTCTGGGCTAGACTTGTTATGTTTTTACCAAACTGGCTATCTGGGAAAAATATAGATTTGCAATCCCTTTACCAAAAAGACTCTAGCTTTGCCCATGCTTTTTGGCTTTGCTGGTCGAGCTTAGGCTATGTCTCTTCGACAAATGAGTACAAAATTGTAGCATCATATGAGGGGAAAGTGAAATATGCTGATGGGGATTTCTATACTGGTTTTGAAGAATCTTTGTGTTTCAATATCCTAACCCTTAAGCTAGAGGAAGAAACAAGTGTGGTAGGGTCATGGAGAGACTTGTTGTTGAGTTGCACACAATATTCTGGAACATGTCATCAACCAATCCACATCAACGGGTTCATTTATTGGCTTGCGTTTGCAAAATATAATACCTTAAGTAGTGATCATGTGAGAATTCTTGAAATGAACTTGGAAAATGAGGAAATAAAGACCTTCTGTTGTCCCAATGGCTTTAGTGACTTTGGGTTTTCACATTTGTCTGAGATAAATGGACATTTATGCTTGGTTCAGAATAAAAGGGATGGACATATGTTAAATATTTGGATGTTGATGGCCCATGAGAGTGAAGCATGGTGTCTAGAGTATAGTATTGAGGTTCATGAGAGTGCTTCTCACTACAATATTATTGGCTATTTACCAAGAAATAATGAGAGTACTGGAGACATCTTGATTAGGTCCTTAAAAGGTGATCTATTTTGCTATGAAACTGATACAAAAAGTTTCAAAGAATTGCAGAGTTTAAATATAGTGGAATATAAGTGGTGTGCTCTTTTCTATGACAGCTTCTTCTCTATAGGCCTGCCAGGAAATTAGAATCTGAAAATGACCTGAAAGGCTGAAACAATGTTTGACCATACTTTTCTTTTTGCTAGTACACTCCTGCAGGTGCATTTACTAAAATGTTATGGTAACTATCAGTTCAACTTTTTTTATGTATGAAAAGGACATCATAATACCAACTTACTGTGTTATATCAAACATTTATTATTTTTCCTGTTGCATTATCTGAGGTGATGTTTTTGCAATCTTGGCACTATGGTCCTATTCTAATGAAAAAGCTCAGCGACTATAAATAGCTAAAAACCTATAGATGGATAGTGGAACATGCAGGTGCTGAGGAAAATATTCAAGAAACAGGGCAATTGACCAACAAAGAGACCACAacattttcaagaaaacattGCCAACTATGGGTGTGTTCGGtacggaggaaaatatttttttagaaaataagtgaatttccacttattttctcatgttcggttgggtAGTGAAAAATAATtgagtttcttacttattttttcatgttcgtttggttgatagaaaacgttttccggaaaatactcatccaagcttcaccaacttcaacccaaccccataccccccactcccacccaccaacctacccctccccccctccaaaaaaaattcttttgatttttttgtttttttgttttttgcaccctcaccaactccaacccaaccccatacACCCCACACCCACGCACACCCCCACTCCACCCACCCACTCCTACGCCCCAACTCCccctccatttttatttttattttttgcacccccacccctacccccaaccactcccgtaacccatacaccaccccctccccccgcaccctacccccaccCACCCCCCCACAAcaatttttttgaagtttttaattttttttctgaattttctacACGACCACATTCCCCATCACCCCTCTCCCCCCTTGCGTggaacccataccacaccaacaccccccccccccccgcccgccccaaccccaacatttttttttgaagttttttattgtcttttgcgggtttctacaccccctaccccaaaaaaaaaatttggtggaaacaaaaaaaaatgtcaaaacatttttaaaaaaaaataaaaaaattggggggggggggggtagggtgcggggtttgCGTGGGGGCGGGGGTGCAAAAAAcccaaaaataatgtcaaaacgtttttccaaaaaaaaaaaaaatttggggcggggggggggggatggggtGGTGGGTGAGGGCGgggtggtggggtgggtggtAGGTTAGGAGTGGTTGGGATTTGGTGgttggggtggggttgggtggtggtagggttgttggtggaat
Protein-coding sequences here:
- the LOC132619444 gene encoding uncharacterized protein LOC132619444, translating into MGDHLPRDLLTYIFSRLGVKQLCKLKCLPKEWLNTISSPHFKKQHLDQSKKRPTLSLISSPRSNYSFLSQLFWARLVMFLPNWLSGKNIDLQSLYQKDSSFAHAFWLCWSSLGYVSSTNEYKIVASYEGKVKYADGDFYTGFEESLCFNILTLKLEEETSVVGSWRDLLLSCTQYSGTCHQPIHINGFIYWLAFAKYNTLSSDHVRILEMNLENEEIKTFCCPNGFSDFGFSHLSEINGHLCLVQNKRDGHMLNIWMLMAHESEAWCLEYSIEVHESASHYNIIGYLPRNNESTGDILIRSLKGDLFCYETDTKSFKELQSLNIVEYKWCALFYDSFFSIGLPGN